In a genomic window of Glycine max cultivar Williams 82 chromosome 13, Glycine_max_v4.0, whole genome shotgun sequence:
- the LOC100805811 gene encoding uncharacterized protein isoform X5, which translates to MTQRDDALHVVLHMIRKRLLGWLQTVRGYSVNSTFLLVAEVHMEKKVKNQKAKSKSSEARKQLSSVRVIQRNLVYIVGLPLNLADEDFLQQREYFGQYGKVLKVSMSRTTAGVVQQFPNNTCSVYITYSKEEEAIRCIQNVHGFVLEGRPLRACFGTTKYCHAWLRNMPCSNPDCLYLHEIGSQEDSFTKDEIISAYTRSHVQQITGAANNIQRQAGNVLPPPLDDCMDNSSGKPIVKNSSSTSVSIVRSSPPNGTSGRPIALSAVAWGTRATNCQPAADGLLCPNGLSRPKPDTISSSLPFSSAVACTIQASLNSDVTKRPLLSDGSRSMTPQIKNELLKPVEQNRSMDILDSAGERTLVSDVSLSAVKLNNQLSSLPLAGDSGRGSFTATNTTSSIDITRQPLSFGPEEAVISTCEEIENLSCEFSSVYIDRNAQNKHYSLSIPSSSPDNVLVKSMQSQELQYNTDKLKDLMIKNADSKAAALYNEVCNLKEQCDLSLDSQSQVVSANTEVEDDVTTFDNQRLKDPEVIGSYLPESASFLHVSNHSSPLLLQRGDPCNVVNAGFLDANDKVEDNSLLHAHNICNGYSDEISTSSYWFRHDASNEHHIGRLVSDAVNIGSDAVMDKGESSIISNILSMEFDAWDDSLASHESLTKLLGDNTDSQNGPLKKSSSRKVQSNNQSRFSFAWQEESKFQANVPPSSGATQPFPKNGSLIQDFVERDFSLNKLGFANGFPSNNLKESGNLGSGHFIASNNKLSAVSRAQISAPPGFSVPNRAPPPGFSSVERMGQAFDSLSGNSLLDPSFLLRNSYQTPSNGNIGGPGDVEFMDPAILAVSKGPEQFNYFENEARVQLLMQRSPSPQQDLRFSEIGNSFSQFGDSYGISSRLNQSQVSNLASFPQLSLQQSRNAVLSNGQLDGRNGNGLGVAELLRNERLGFNKFYRGYDDSKYRMPNSMDVFNRTFGI; encoded by the exons ATGACACAGAGGGACGATGCCCTGCATGTCGTTCTCCATATGATAAGGAAAAGATTGTTGGGATGGCTGCAAACTGTGAGAGGTTATTCTGTTAACAGTACATTTCT ATTGGTGGCTGAAGTTCATATGGAAAAAAAGGTGAAGAACCAGAAAGCAAAGTCAAAATCTTCTGAAGCACGGAAGCAGCTCAGTAGTGTGCGAGTAATTCAGCGGAATCTGGTTTACATAGTGGGATTGCCTCTCAATCTGGCAGACGAAGAT TTCCTCCAGCAGCGAGAATATTTTGGTCAGTATGGAAAGGTCTTAAAAGTGTCAATGTCTCGGACTACAGCTGGTGTTGTTCAGCAGTTTCCAAACAATACATGTAGTGT ATATATTACTTACtcgaaggaagaagaagcaattcGATGCATTCAAAATGTGCATGGATTCGTTTTGGAGGGTAGACCTTTAAG GGCTTGTTTTGGAACCACTAAATATTGTCATGCATGGCTCAGAAACATG CCTTGCAGCAATCCAGATTGTCTATATCTTCATGAGATTGGCTCTCAAGAGGATAGTTTCACAAAAGATGAAATAATTTCAGCATACACTAG AAGTCATGTTCAACAAATTACTGGTGCTGCAAACAATATACAACGACAAGCAGGGAATGTATTGCCTCCTCCATTGGATGATTGCATGGATAATTCATCAGGAAAACCAATTGTGAAAAATTCATCAAGT ACCTCTGTTAGCATTGTAAGAAGTTCACCTCCTAATGGAACTTCTGGGAGACCTATAGCTCTTTCTGCGGTTGCATg GGGTACACGGGCTACAAATTGTCAGCCAGCTGCTGATGGTTTATTATGTCCAAATGGACTGTCCAGGCCTAAACCTGATACAATCAGCAGCAGCCTACCCTTTTCCTCTGCTGTTGCATGCACAATTCAGGCTTCATTAAATAGTGATGTGACAAAGAGGCCACTGTTGAGTGATGGGAGTCGTAGTATGACacctcaaataaaaaatgaattattgaaACCTGTTGAACAAAATAGAAGCATGGATATCCTGGATAGTGCTGGTGAAAGAACTTTGGTTTCTGATGTTTCTCTTTCAGCTGTTAAATTGAACAACCAGTTGTCTTCTCTACCATTAGCCGGAGATAGTGGTAGAGGCAGCTTTACTGCAACTAACACAACTAGTTCAATTGACATCACTCGACAACCATTAAGCTTTGGTCCTGAGGAAGCAGTTATATCTACCTGTGAAGAGATTGAGAATTTGTCCTGCGAGTTTTCTTCTGTTTACATTGATAGAAATGcccaaaataaacactacaGCCTATCCATACCTAGCAGCTCACCTGATAATGTGTTGGTTAAATCTATGCAATCTCAAGAATTGCAGTATAATACTGACAAATTGAAagatttaatgattaaaaatgcAGACAGTAAAGCTGCTGCATTATATAATGAGGTTTGTAATTTAAAGGAACAGTGTGATTTGTCATTGGATTCTCAATCTCAAGTAGTATCAGCTAATACTGAAGTGGAAGATGATGTAACAACTTTTGATAATCAGAGACTTAAGGATCCAGAAGTTATTGGTTCTTATTTGCCCGAGTCAGCCAGTTTCCTTCATGTCTCAAATCATTCTAGTCCTCTTCTTCTGCAGCGTGGTGACCCATGTAATGTTGTAAATGCTGGTTTTTTAGATGCCAATGATAAAGTTGAGGATAACTCACTATTACATGCACATAACATATGCAATGGATATTCTGATGAGATCAGTACCAGTTCTTATTGGTTCCGCCATGATGCAAGCAATGAGCACCACATTGGAAGATTAGTTAGTGATGCAGTTAATATTGGAAGTGATGCTGTTATGGACAAGGGTGAGAGTAgtataatttcaaatatattatcGATGGAGTTTGATGCCTGGGATGACTCGCTGGCATCACATGAGAGTTTGACCAAGTTGTTGGGTGACAACACTGACAGCCAGAATGGTCCGTTAAAAAAATCTAGTTCTAGGAAAGTTCAAAGTAACAATCAATCAAGATTTTCTTTTGCATGGCAGGAGGAATCCAAATTCCAAGCCAATGTACCTCCATCTTCTGGTGCTACCCAGCCATTTCCAAAGAATGGCTCACTCATCCAGGATTTTGTGGAAAGAGACTTTTCTTTGAACAAGCTGGGTTTTGCAAATGGCTTCCCCTCCAATAACCTCAAGGAATCTGGAAATCTTGGCAGTGGTCATTTCATTGCTTCAAACAATAAGCTTTCAG CTGTTTCAAGAGCACAAATTTCAGCACCGCCAGGATTCTCTGTTCCGAACAGGGCACCACCTCCTGGTTTCTCTTCAGTTGAGAGAATGGGGCAGGCTTTTGACTCCCTCTCTG GGAATTCATTGCTGGACCCTTCTTTCTTACTGAGAAATTCTTATCAAACACCCTCAAATGGAAATATTGGTGGTCCAGGTGACGTTGAATTTATGGATCCTGCTATTTTGGCAGTTAGTAAAGGCCCTGAACAGTTTAACTACTTTGAAAATGAGGCCAGAGTTCAATTATTGATGCAAAGATCTCCCTCACCACAGCAAGACCTTCGATTTTCTGAAATTGGGAATTCCTTTTCTCAGTTTGGTGATTCTTATGGCATTTCTTCAAGGTTAAATCAATCACAAGTTAGTAATCTGGCTTCATTTCCTCAGTTATCTCTGCAGCAGTCTAGAAATGCAGTCTTGTCAAATGGCCAATTGGATGGGCGGAATGGAAATGGTCTGGGTGTGGCAGAGCTTTTGAGAAATGAAAGACTTGGATTTAACAAGTTTTATAGAGGATATGATGATTCAAAATATCGGATGCCTAATTCTATGGATGTGTTCAACAGGACATTTGGGATTTGA
- the LOC100805811 gene encoding uncharacterized protein isoform X4, with protein MSDEGERTCPLCAEEMDLTDQQLKPCKCGYQICVWCWHHILEMAEKDDTEGRCPACRSPYDKEKIVGMAANCERLVAEVHMEKKVKNQKAKSKSSEARKQLSSVRVIQRNLVYIVGLPLNLADEDFLQQREYFGQYGKVLKVSMSRTTAGVVQQFPNNTCSVYITYSKEEEAIRCIQNVHGFVLEGRPLRACFGTTKYCHAWLRNMPCSNPDCLYLHEIGSQEDSFTKDEIISAYTSHVQQITGAANNIQRQAGNVLPPPLDDCMDNSSGKPIVKNSSSTSVSIVRSSPPNGTSGRPIALSAVAWGTRATNCQPAADGLLCPNGLSRPKPDTISSSLPFSSAVACTIQASLNSDVTKRPLLSDGSRSMTPQIKNELLKPVEQNRSMDILDSAGERTLVSDVSLSAVKLNNQLSSLPLAGDSGRGSFTATNTTSSIDITRQPLSFGPEEAVISTCEEIENLSCEFSSVYIDRNAQNKHYSLSIPSSSPDNVLVKSMQSQELQYNTDKLKDLMIKNADSKAAALYNEVCNLKEQCDLSLDSQSQVVSANTEVEDDVTTFDNQRLKDPEVIGSYLPESASFLHVSNHSSPLLLQRGDPCNVVNAGFLDANDKVEDNSLLHAHNICNGYSDEISTSSYWFRHDASNEHHIGRLVSDAVNIGSDAVMDKGESSIISNILSMEFDAWDDSLASHESLTKLLGDNTDSQNGPLKKSSSRKVQSNNQSRFSFAWQEESKFQANVPPSSGATQPFPKNGSLIQDFVERDFSLNKLGFANGFPSNNLKESGNLGSGHFIASNNKLSAVSRAQISAPPGFSVPNRAPPPGFSSVERMGQAFDSLSGNSLLDPSFLLRNSYQTPSNGNIGGPGDVEFMDPAILAVSKGPEQFNYFENEARVQLLMQRSPSPQQDLRFSEIGNSFSQFGDSYGISSRLNQSQVSNLASFPQLSLQQSRNAVLSNGQLDGRNGNGLGVAELLRNERLGFNKFYRGYDDSKYRMPNSMDVFNRTFGI; from the exons ATGAGTGACGAAGGAGAAAGGACTTGTCCTCTCTGTGCTGAAGAGATGGATTTGACAGATCAGCAGTTGAAACCATGCAAATGTGGTTATCAG ATATGTGTCTGGTGTTGGCATCACATACTGGAAATGGCTGAGAAGGATGACACAGAGGGACGATGCCCTGCATGTCGTTCTCCATATGATAAGGAAAAGATTGTTGGGATGGCTGCAAACTGTGAGAG ATTGGTGGCTGAAGTTCATATGGAAAAAAAGGTGAAGAACCAGAAAGCAAAGTCAAAATCTTCTGAAGCACGGAAGCAGCTCAGTAGTGTGCGAGTAATTCAGCGGAATCTGGTTTACATAGTGGGATTGCCTCTCAATCTGGCAGACGAAGAT TTCCTCCAGCAGCGAGAATATTTTGGTCAGTATGGAAAGGTCTTAAAAGTGTCAATGTCTCGGACTACAGCTGGTGTTGTTCAGCAGTTTCCAAACAATACATGTAGTGT ATATATTACTTACtcgaaggaagaagaagcaattcGATGCATTCAAAATGTGCATGGATTCGTTTTGGAGGGTAGACCTTTAAG GGCTTGTTTTGGAACCACTAAATATTGTCATGCATGGCTCAGAAACATG CCTTGCAGCAATCCAGATTGTCTATATCTTCATGAGATTGGCTCTCAAGAGGATAGTTTCACAAAAGATGAAATAATTTCAGCATACACTAG TCATGTTCAACAAATTACTGGTGCTGCAAACAATATACAACGACAAGCAGGGAATGTATTGCCTCCTCCATTGGATGATTGCATGGATAATTCATCAGGAAAACCAATTGTGAAAAATTCATCAAGT ACCTCTGTTAGCATTGTAAGAAGTTCACCTCCTAATGGAACTTCTGGGAGACCTATAGCTCTTTCTGCGGTTGCATg GGGTACACGGGCTACAAATTGTCAGCCAGCTGCTGATGGTTTATTATGTCCAAATGGACTGTCCAGGCCTAAACCTGATACAATCAGCAGCAGCCTACCCTTTTCCTCTGCTGTTGCATGCACAATTCAGGCTTCATTAAATAGTGATGTGACAAAGAGGCCACTGTTGAGTGATGGGAGTCGTAGTATGACacctcaaataaaaaatgaattattgaaACCTGTTGAACAAAATAGAAGCATGGATATCCTGGATAGTGCTGGTGAAAGAACTTTGGTTTCTGATGTTTCTCTTTCAGCTGTTAAATTGAACAACCAGTTGTCTTCTCTACCATTAGCCGGAGATAGTGGTAGAGGCAGCTTTACTGCAACTAACACAACTAGTTCAATTGACATCACTCGACAACCATTAAGCTTTGGTCCTGAGGAAGCAGTTATATCTACCTGTGAAGAGATTGAGAATTTGTCCTGCGAGTTTTCTTCTGTTTACATTGATAGAAATGcccaaaataaacactacaGCCTATCCATACCTAGCAGCTCACCTGATAATGTGTTGGTTAAATCTATGCAATCTCAAGAATTGCAGTATAATACTGACAAATTGAAagatttaatgattaaaaatgcAGACAGTAAAGCTGCTGCATTATATAATGAGGTTTGTAATTTAAAGGAACAGTGTGATTTGTCATTGGATTCTCAATCTCAAGTAGTATCAGCTAATACTGAAGTGGAAGATGATGTAACAACTTTTGATAATCAGAGACTTAAGGATCCAGAAGTTATTGGTTCTTATTTGCCCGAGTCAGCCAGTTTCCTTCATGTCTCAAATCATTCTAGTCCTCTTCTTCTGCAGCGTGGTGACCCATGTAATGTTGTAAATGCTGGTTTTTTAGATGCCAATGATAAAGTTGAGGATAACTCACTATTACATGCACATAACATATGCAATGGATATTCTGATGAGATCAGTACCAGTTCTTATTGGTTCCGCCATGATGCAAGCAATGAGCACCACATTGGAAGATTAGTTAGTGATGCAGTTAATATTGGAAGTGATGCTGTTATGGACAAGGGTGAGAGTAgtataatttcaaatatattatcGATGGAGTTTGATGCCTGGGATGACTCGCTGGCATCACATGAGAGTTTGACCAAGTTGTTGGGTGACAACACTGACAGCCAGAATGGTCCGTTAAAAAAATCTAGTTCTAGGAAAGTTCAAAGTAACAATCAATCAAGATTTTCTTTTGCATGGCAGGAGGAATCCAAATTCCAAGCCAATGTACCTCCATCTTCTGGTGCTACCCAGCCATTTCCAAAGAATGGCTCACTCATCCAGGATTTTGTGGAAAGAGACTTTTCTTTGAACAAGCTGGGTTTTGCAAATGGCTTCCCCTCCAATAACCTCAAGGAATCTGGAAATCTTGGCAGTGGTCATTTCATTGCTTCAAACAATAAGCTTTCAG CTGTTTCAAGAGCACAAATTTCAGCACCGCCAGGATTCTCTGTTCCGAACAGGGCACCACCTCCTGGTTTCTCTTCAGTTGAGAGAATGGGGCAGGCTTTTGACTCCCTCTCTG GGAATTCATTGCTGGACCCTTCTTTCTTACTGAGAAATTCTTATCAAACACCCTCAAATGGAAATATTGGTGGTCCAGGTGACGTTGAATTTATGGATCCTGCTATTTTGGCAGTTAGTAAAGGCCCTGAACAGTTTAACTACTTTGAAAATGAGGCCAGAGTTCAATTATTGATGCAAAGATCTCCCTCACCACAGCAAGACCTTCGATTTTCTGAAATTGGGAATTCCTTTTCTCAGTTTGGTGATTCTTATGGCATTTCTTCAAGGTTAAATCAATCACAAGTTAGTAATCTGGCTTCATTTCCTCAGTTATCTCTGCAGCAGTCTAGAAATGCAGTCTTGTCAAATGGCCAATTGGATGGGCGGAATGGAAATGGTCTGGGTGTGGCAGAGCTTTTGAGAAATGAAAGACTTGGATTTAACAAGTTTTATAGAGGATATGATGATTCAAAATATCGGATGCCTAATTCTATGGATGTGTTCAACAGGACATTTGGGATTTGA
- the LOC100805811 gene encoding uncharacterized protein isoform X6: protein MEKKVKNQKAKSKSSEARKQLSSVRVIQRNLVYIVGLPLNLADEDFLQQREYFGQYGKVLKVSMSRTTAGVVQQFPNNTCSVYITYSKEEEAIRCIQNVHGFVLEGRPLRACFGTTKYCHAWLRNMPCSNPDCLYLHEIGSQEDSFTKDEIISAYTRSHVQQITGAANNIQRQAGNVLPPPLDDCMDNSSGKPIVKNSSSTSVSIVRSSPPNGTSGRPIALSAVAWGTRATNCQPAADGLLCPNGLSRPKPDTISSSLPFSSAVACTIQASLNSDVTKRPLLSDGSRSMTPQIKNELLKPVEQNRSMDILDSAGERTLVSDVSLSAVKLNNQLSSLPLAGDSGRGSFTATNTTSSIDITRQPLSFGPEEAVISTCEEIENLSCEFSSVYIDRNAQNKHYSLSIPSSSPDNVLVKSMQSQELQYNTDKLKDLMIKNADSKAAALYNEVCNLKEQCDLSLDSQSQVVSANTEVEDDVTTFDNQRLKDPEVIGSYLPESASFLHVSNHSSPLLLQRGDPCNVVNAGFLDANDKVEDNSLLHAHNICNGYSDEISTSSYWFRHDASNEHHIGRLVSDAVNIGSDAVMDKGESSIISNILSMEFDAWDDSLASHESLTKLLGDNTDSQNGPLKKSSSRKVQSNNQSRFSFAWQEESKFQANVPPSSGATQPFPKNGSLIQDFVERDFSLNKLGFANGFPSNNLKESGNLGSGHFIASNNKLSAVSRAQISAPPGFSVPNRAPPPGFSSVERMGQAFDSLSGNSLLDPSFLLRNSYQTPSNGNIGGPGDVEFMDPAILAVSKGPEQFNYFENEARVQLLMQRSPSPQQDLRFSEIGNSFSQFGDSYGISSRLNQSQVSNLASFPQLSLQQSRNAVLSNGQLDGRNGNGLGVAELLRNERLGFNKFYRGYDDSKYRMPNSMDVFNRTFGI from the exons ATGGAAAAAAAGGTGAAGAACCAGAAAGCAAAGTCAAAATCTTCTGAAGCACGGAAGCAGCTCAGTAGTGTGCGAGTAATTCAGCGGAATCTGGTTTACATAGTGGGATTGCCTCTCAATCTGGCAGACGAAGAT TTCCTCCAGCAGCGAGAATATTTTGGTCAGTATGGAAAGGTCTTAAAAGTGTCAATGTCTCGGACTACAGCTGGTGTTGTTCAGCAGTTTCCAAACAATACATGTAGTGT ATATATTACTTACtcgaaggaagaagaagcaattcGATGCATTCAAAATGTGCATGGATTCGTTTTGGAGGGTAGACCTTTAAG GGCTTGTTTTGGAACCACTAAATATTGTCATGCATGGCTCAGAAACATG CCTTGCAGCAATCCAGATTGTCTATATCTTCATGAGATTGGCTCTCAAGAGGATAGTTTCACAAAAGATGAAATAATTTCAGCATACACTAG AAGTCATGTTCAACAAATTACTGGTGCTGCAAACAATATACAACGACAAGCAGGGAATGTATTGCCTCCTCCATTGGATGATTGCATGGATAATTCATCAGGAAAACCAATTGTGAAAAATTCATCAAGT ACCTCTGTTAGCATTGTAAGAAGTTCACCTCCTAATGGAACTTCTGGGAGACCTATAGCTCTTTCTGCGGTTGCATg GGGTACACGGGCTACAAATTGTCAGCCAGCTGCTGATGGTTTATTATGTCCAAATGGACTGTCCAGGCCTAAACCTGATACAATCAGCAGCAGCCTACCCTTTTCCTCTGCTGTTGCATGCACAATTCAGGCTTCATTAAATAGTGATGTGACAAAGAGGCCACTGTTGAGTGATGGGAGTCGTAGTATGACacctcaaataaaaaatgaattattgaaACCTGTTGAACAAAATAGAAGCATGGATATCCTGGATAGTGCTGGTGAAAGAACTTTGGTTTCTGATGTTTCTCTTTCAGCTGTTAAATTGAACAACCAGTTGTCTTCTCTACCATTAGCCGGAGATAGTGGTAGAGGCAGCTTTACTGCAACTAACACAACTAGTTCAATTGACATCACTCGACAACCATTAAGCTTTGGTCCTGAGGAAGCAGTTATATCTACCTGTGAAGAGATTGAGAATTTGTCCTGCGAGTTTTCTTCTGTTTACATTGATAGAAATGcccaaaataaacactacaGCCTATCCATACCTAGCAGCTCACCTGATAATGTGTTGGTTAAATCTATGCAATCTCAAGAATTGCAGTATAATACTGACAAATTGAAagatttaatgattaaaaatgcAGACAGTAAAGCTGCTGCATTATATAATGAGGTTTGTAATTTAAAGGAACAGTGTGATTTGTCATTGGATTCTCAATCTCAAGTAGTATCAGCTAATACTGAAGTGGAAGATGATGTAACAACTTTTGATAATCAGAGACTTAAGGATCCAGAAGTTATTGGTTCTTATTTGCCCGAGTCAGCCAGTTTCCTTCATGTCTCAAATCATTCTAGTCCTCTTCTTCTGCAGCGTGGTGACCCATGTAATGTTGTAAATGCTGGTTTTTTAGATGCCAATGATAAAGTTGAGGATAACTCACTATTACATGCACATAACATATGCAATGGATATTCTGATGAGATCAGTACCAGTTCTTATTGGTTCCGCCATGATGCAAGCAATGAGCACCACATTGGAAGATTAGTTAGTGATGCAGTTAATATTGGAAGTGATGCTGTTATGGACAAGGGTGAGAGTAgtataatttcaaatatattatcGATGGAGTTTGATGCCTGGGATGACTCGCTGGCATCACATGAGAGTTTGACCAAGTTGTTGGGTGACAACACTGACAGCCAGAATGGTCCGTTAAAAAAATCTAGTTCTAGGAAAGTTCAAAGTAACAATCAATCAAGATTTTCTTTTGCATGGCAGGAGGAATCCAAATTCCAAGCCAATGTACCTCCATCTTCTGGTGCTACCCAGCCATTTCCAAAGAATGGCTCACTCATCCAGGATTTTGTGGAAAGAGACTTTTCTTTGAACAAGCTGGGTTTTGCAAATGGCTTCCCCTCCAATAACCTCAAGGAATCTGGAAATCTTGGCAGTGGTCATTTCATTGCTTCAAACAATAAGCTTTCAG CTGTTTCAAGAGCACAAATTTCAGCACCGCCAGGATTCTCTGTTCCGAACAGGGCACCACCTCCTGGTTTCTCTTCAGTTGAGAGAATGGGGCAGGCTTTTGACTCCCTCTCTG GGAATTCATTGCTGGACCCTTCTTTCTTACTGAGAAATTCTTATCAAACACCCTCAAATGGAAATATTGGTGGTCCAGGTGACGTTGAATTTATGGATCCTGCTATTTTGGCAGTTAGTAAAGGCCCTGAACAGTTTAACTACTTTGAAAATGAGGCCAGAGTTCAATTATTGATGCAAAGATCTCCCTCACCACAGCAAGACCTTCGATTTTCTGAAATTGGGAATTCCTTTTCTCAGTTTGGTGATTCTTATGGCATTTCTTCAAGGTTAAATCAATCACAAGTTAGTAATCTGGCTTCATTTCCTCAGTTATCTCTGCAGCAGTCTAGAAATGCAGTCTTGTCAAATGGCCAATTGGATGGGCGGAATGGAAATGGTCTGGGTGTGGCAGAGCTTTTGAGAAATGAAAGACTTGGATTTAACAAGTTTTATAGAGGATATGATGATTCAAAATATCGGATGCCTAATTCTATGGATGTGTTCAACAGGACATTTGGGATTTGA